From Candidatus Manganitrophus morganii, the proteins below share one genomic window:
- a CDS encoding helix-turn-helix transcriptional regulator, with product MVGSMISNQKRLAARLKKINSNDLDLDSLFNEIFSEVKKEIPFRAGWFFQTSPNTLQLIESARQIWNGVAPPETNGANPGSSLFPTVRQLLQKGALCMRGEEWWSPSRLSSHPIYQRVLKPNQLHFALILILLDSEKKCRGYITLWREKNKGDFTEENLKVLSLVSPIIGAHLERMPIFQKNSIVSEISEEELHQLVRRRAQPGILILNQDGHILYVNQDAKSLLEALTAKSPSPSPNHSPLPQIVYQLYTQFKENINSVGPDLLGSSMPTVNRVCIHEGVVFLFRALLLQKQGTSRDSMHIMVLIEKVSQGVRIDQFVQSTNLTEREQAVVRLLLEGKTNKEVASCMNIGEYTVKDHVKRIMKKLNVTTRAGIVAKILHQHLPTQS from the coding sequence ATGGTTGGTTCCATGATTTCTAATCAAAAGCGGCTTGCGGCCCGGCTTAAGAAAATCAATTCGAATGATCTTGACCTCGACTCCCTTTTCAACGAGATCTTTTCAGAAGTCAAAAAAGAGATTCCATTTCGGGCGGGATGGTTTTTTCAAACGAGTCCGAATACGTTGCAACTAATCGAATCTGCTCGGCAGATCTGGAACGGAGTGGCTCCTCCGGAAACGAACGGCGCGAATCCTGGCTCGTCGCTATTCCCGACCGTTCGACAACTGCTGCAAAAAGGGGCGCTCTGTATGCGGGGAGAGGAGTGGTGGAGCCCCTCTCGTCTCAGCAGCCATCCTATATATCAGAGAGTATTGAAACCCAATCAGCTTCACTTTGCCCTTATCCTTATTCTTCTGGATAGTGAGAAGAAGTGTAGAGGGTACATTACTCTTTGGAGAGAGAAGAATAAAGGCGACTTTACTGAGGAGAATCTTAAAGTATTAAGCCTTGTTTCCCCGATCATCGGAGCCCATTTAGAGAGAATGCCTATTTTTCAAAAGAATTCAATCGTTTCTGAGATCAGTGAGGAGGAGCTCCATCAGCTTGTTCGCCGGCGGGCCCAACCCGGTATCCTTATATTGAATCAGGACGGCCACATTCTTTATGTGAACCAGGATGCCAAAAGTCTTCTAGAAGCGCTTACAGCGAAAAGCCCTTCACCCTCTCCGAATCATAGTCCGCTTCCTCAAATCGTCTATCAACTTTATACCCAGTTTAAGGAAAACATCAACAGTGTAGGCCCGGATTTGCTTGGGTCGTCCATGCCGACGGTCAACCGAGTTTGCATCCATGAGGGGGTGGTCTTTCTTTTCCGGGCGCTTCTTTTACAGAAGCAAGGAACCAGTCGAGACTCCATGCATATTATGGTATTAATCGAAAAAGTATCCCAAGGGGTTCGGATTGATCAGTTTGTACAGTCGACAAACTTGACCGAGCGCGAACAGGCTGTTGTGCGGCTCCTTCTTGAAGGGAAAACGAATAAAGAAGTTGCATCGTGTATGAATATCGGGGAGTATACCGTCAAAGATCATGTCAAAAGAATCATGAAAAAATTAAACGTAACGACGCGAGCCGGCATTGTGGCGAAAATTCTTCACCAACACCTCCCTACCCAATCATAG
- a CDS encoding tetratricopeptide repeat protein — MRLTGGPWVPMLLVLYFVVLSSCTSVEAKREKHYQRGQDYVAEEKYSEAVVEFKNVLQLDPNHVDAKYHLGLAYLKMGGPANLRNAFKMLNEAVERKPDLIDAQIKLAGLYLASNDLSKAKEKSDLVLQKEPNSVDALLVKARIEQREGRLDDAEKTYRQLLDLDSKRLLTYYEFAGLQLLKKDPASAEALLQKALAIDSKSVESHVTLARFYHYNRQPAEAEAFYQKALALSPQNKSLYFALANFYTIEKRTAEAETKLVEASQLDGKDPEPFVALGDFYVGHRKMQEAERAYRQATDAKPDGMFSRKRLADFYLNQGKKNEAGGIIEELLTNNANDPEGLLLKGRLLLAENKSGEAVTLIRKAIQSEPALRSGHYFLGLAHFADHDLQQAKSAFSEALNQNPKDVRARTAIAELHLQARSFDLAMTESERAIELDPSNIKALLILGDASASKGEIKKGESSYQQIIKLAPDEPIGYYRLGLLRRGQKRDPEALTFFEKALSLNSDHVDALAQIVTIDFSRGDSEKALKRVTTQVDASPRNPAFYNLLAKVYIAKKEFKKAEESYQRAIELDPDYLASYVDLGNLYVQGKQFDQAIRKLDEAIKVNPNLPQIYMTRGSIYEAQQKHDQARADYERALQIDPNFAPAANNLAWIYAEHGGNIDRALTLAQMAKEKYPDDPAISDTLGWIYYKKNAFLKAVSLLEESAQKLSKNPVVRYHLGMAYYKSGQNGLAKKELSESLKLGKEFPGADEAERTLNEL; from the coding sequence ATGCGCCTGACCGGAGGACCCTGGGTCCCGATGCTCCTTGTTCTCTATTTCGTTGTGTTGTCGTCTTGCACATCGGTGGAGGCAAAGCGGGAGAAGCACTATCAAAGGGGACAGGACTATGTGGCCGAAGAGAAGTACTCTGAGGCGGTCGTCGAGTTTAAAAATGTTCTCCAACTCGATCCGAATCATGTTGATGCGAAGTATCACCTGGGGCTTGCCTATCTGAAAATGGGCGGACCGGCCAATCTACGCAATGCTTTTAAGATGTTGAATGAGGCGGTTGAAAGAAAACCGGATCTCATCGATGCGCAAATCAAACTGGCCGGACTTTATTTGGCGTCGAACGACCTGAGCAAGGCAAAGGAAAAATCCGACCTGGTCCTCCAAAAAGAGCCAAACAGTGTCGATGCCCTTTTGGTGAAGGCCCGAATCGAGCAGAGGGAAGGCCGTCTGGACGATGCGGAGAAAACGTATCGTCAACTTCTCGATCTTGATTCGAAGCGGCTGTTGACCTACTATGAGTTTGCCGGCCTTCAGTTGCTGAAGAAGGATCCCGCATCGGCCGAGGCGCTTCTCCAGAAGGCACTCGCGATCGATTCCAAATCGGTTGAAAGCCATGTCACTCTCGCCCGGTTTTATCATTATAACCGGCAGCCGGCCGAGGCCGAGGCATTTTATCAAAAAGCGCTCGCCCTTTCCCCTCAGAACAAATCGCTCTATTTTGCCCTTGCGAATTTTTATACGATTGAAAAACGGACGGCGGAGGCGGAAACCAAACTCGTAGAGGCGAGTCAACTCGATGGAAAAGATCCCGAACCCTTTGTTGCGCTTGGTGATTTTTATGTCGGCCACCGTAAGATGCAAGAGGCGGAGCGTGCCTATCGGCAGGCGACGGATGCCAAGCCGGACGGAATGTTTAGCCGGAAGCGGCTGGCCGATTTTTACCTCAATCAAGGGAAGAAGAACGAGGCGGGAGGGATCATTGAGGAGCTTTTGACGAACAATGCGAACGATCCGGAAGGGCTTTTACTAAAGGGACGTCTTCTCCTGGCGGAGAATAAAAGCGGCGAGGCCGTGACCCTCATCCGGAAGGCGATTCAGTCGGAACCCGCTCTTCGTTCAGGTCATTACTTCCTCGGACTGGCTCATTTTGCAGATCATGATCTTCAGCAGGCGAAGTCGGCTTTTTCAGAGGCGCTCAACCAGAATCCAAAAGACGTCCGCGCCCGAACGGCGATCGCGGAGCTCCACCTCCAAGCGCGGTCGTTTGATCTTGCCATGACGGAATCTGAACGGGCGATTGAATTGGATCCTTCCAATATCAAAGCGCTCCTGATTTTGGGGGATGCGTCTGCATCGAAGGGGGAGATCAAAAAAGGGGAGAGTTCTTATCAGCAGATCATCAAATTGGCGCCGGATGAGCCGATCGGCTATTACAGGCTCGGTCTCCTCCGGCGCGGACAGAAAAGGGACCCGGAAGCGTTGACGTTTTTCGAGAAGGCATTATCGCTCAACTCGGACCATGTCGATGCTTTGGCGCAGATCGTTACGATCGATTTCTCAAGAGGGGATTCGGAAAAAGCGCTAAAACGGGTCACGACGCAGGTGGATGCATCGCCGAGAAACCCGGCTTTTTATAACCTGCTGGCAAAAGTTTATATCGCAAAAAAAGAGTTCAAGAAGGCGGAAGAGAGTTATCAAAGGGCAATCGAACTCGACCCGGATTATCTTGCTTCCTATGTTGATCTTGGGAACCTTTATGTTCAAGGGAAGCAGTTTGATCAGGCGATCCGAAAATTGGATGAGGCGATCAAGGTTAATCCGAACCTCCCCCAAATCTATATGACACGGGGGTCGATCTATGAGGCGCAGCAAAAGCATGATCAGGCGAGAGCCGACTATGAGAGAGCGCTGCAGATTGATCCCAACTTTGCGCCGGCCGCGAATAATTTAGCCTGGATTTATGCCGAACATGGGGGCAACATTGATCGTGCGCTGACCTTGGCGCAAATGGCCAAAGAGAAATACCCGGATGATCCTGCCATTTCCGACACCCTCGGCTGGATCTATTATAAAAAGAATGCCTTTCTGAAAGCGGTTTCTTTATTGGAGGAGAGCGCCCAAAAGTTATCCAAGAACCCGGTTGTTCGTTATCATCTGGGAATGGCCTATTACAAAAGCGGCCAGAATGGACTCGCTAAAAAGGAGTTGTCCGAATCATTAAAACTCGGAAAGGAATTTCCCGGCGCCGATGAGGCGGAAAGGACATTGAACGAGCTATAG
- a CDS encoding FAD-dependent monooxygenase, with translation MVRPQKWDLIIVGSGAGGLVLALELAKKGLQIAILDRQPHPGSLPRGEIIQPNGLRLLDRLGLLPELLASDIYRNERVDFFQKKGPLLCTVDYRLLSAPYSYSLILLPKVAQDLLLKKIAQRSNVSLFWGTTFQGFVYEGTKRTGVEVDWNGEKTTLRAPVIVGGDGVRSAIRTALQIEHRLHQYKDGYLTMVVDRPPGFEGETRYYLGRRAIFGAFPVSKEKIYLFYMVPSGRLERLREGSFEQFKEKILSFHPTTRSVLDAPLKAVSSWKETSYMPCFLVRCRRWVTDGAALIGDAAHAMNPHVAQGRNTAMEDGIVLAEVLEECFQKGDFSAEALSDYESRRRPSVEALQRLGDELTWLWNSGFPPVTWARDRIFRSIHCKRDLHDKILMTIAGLKESPFHLTDRWRALHLWGGLPDGPGENRT, from the coding sequence GTGGTAAGACCCCAAAAATGGGATCTGATCATCGTCGGCAGCGGGGCGGGGGGGCTTGTTCTTGCGCTGGAGCTGGCGAAGAAGGGGCTTCAGATCGCAATCCTCGACCGGCAGCCGCATCCCGGTTCCCTTCCGAGGGGGGAGATCATCCAGCCGAACGGCCTCCGCCTTCTCGACCGGCTCGGCCTTCTTCCGGAACTTCTCGCCTCGGATATTTATCGAAATGAGCGTGTGGACTTCTTTCAAAAAAAAGGACCGCTTCTCTGCACCGTCGATTATCGTCTCCTCTCTGCTCCTTATTCCTATTCTTTGATCCTTCTCCCCAAGGTTGCACAGGACCTTCTCTTAAAGAAAATCGCTCAGAGATCGAATGTCTCTCTTTTTTGGGGGACCACTTTCCAAGGTTTCGTATATGAAGGGACGAAGCGGACCGGGGTAGAGGTCGACTGGAACGGGGAGAAAACAACATTGCGCGCGCCGGTGATCGTGGGGGGAGACGGCGTCCGCTCCGCGATTCGGACGGCGCTTCAGATCGAGCATCGGCTTCATCAATATAAGGATGGTTATTTGACGATGGTCGTAGATCGCCCCCCCGGGTTCGAGGGGGAAACGCGTTATTATCTCGGCCGCCGGGCAATCTTCGGCGCCTTTCCGGTCTCAAAGGAAAAAATTTATCTATTTTATATGGTTCCTTCCGGCCGTTTAGAGAGGCTTCGCGAGGGGAGCTTTGAGCAATTTAAAGAGAAAATCCTCTCCTTCCACCCCACCACCCGTTCCGTTTTAGACGCACCGCTCAAAGCGGTTTCTTCTTGGAAGGAAACCTCCTATATGCCCTGTTTTCTGGTTCGATGCCGGCGATGGGTCACGGACGGCGCCGCGCTGATCGGGGATGCCGCTCATGCGATGAACCCTCATGTGGCGCAGGGGAGAAATACGGCGATGGAAGATGGAATCGTTCTCGCGGAGGTTCTGGAGGAATGTTTCCAGAAGGGAGATTTTTCGGCGGAAGCGCTTTCGGACTACGAATCACGGCGGCGACCTTCCGTAGAGGCGCTCCAACGGCTTGGAGACGAGCTGACCTGGCTCTGGAACAGCGGTTTTCCTCCGGTCACCTGGGCGCGAGATCGGATCTTCCGGTCGATCCATTGCAAACGAGATCTCCATGATAAAATCCTGATGACGATCGCGGGATTAAAGGAGAGCCCCTTCCATTTAACCGATCGTTGGAGAGCGCTCCATCTTTGGGGCGGGCTTCCCGATGGTCCCGGAGAGAATCGAACATAG
- a CDS encoding iron-containing redox enzyme family protein, with amino-acid sequence MSRQDRWTDEHFREQLLSIMDGKNHWAWTRFSGPKISKAQLKIHYQQEYAVYVRDFPIFLGRLYSKTPSAEARRPLATNLYEEETGGLSLGKPHPALFLKMMEALGLQENHFQRISLLPASRRYRRWLDEVTLSPSWLEGTAVITIFVEGSIHDRKEIGDNPPAAPPIEEVLRNHFLVRHHQLDSSALDLIRAHYLVEHGHRLDAWQIVLQNATSPASRKRVYDHLHRSLELWLAYREGVAKEAGIRPS; translated from the coding sequence TTGAGTCGGCAAGATCGGTGGACGGATGAGCATTTCAGGGAGCAGCTTCTATCCATTATGGACGGGAAAAATCATTGGGCGTGGACCCGCTTCTCCGGTCCCAAAATCAGCAAAGCGCAATTGAAGATTCATTATCAACAAGAATATGCGGTCTACGTTCGGGATTTTCCCATCTTTCTCGGACGGCTTTATTCAAAAACCCCCTCGGCCGAAGCCCGGCGTCCCCTCGCCACCAATTTATATGAAGAAGAGACCGGCGGCTTGAGCCTCGGGAAGCCCCACCCGGCGCTTTTCCTAAAAATGATGGAAGCGCTCGGACTTCAGGAAAATCACTTCCAGCGCATCTCTCTTCTGCCGGCCAGCCGTCGTTACCGCCGCTGGCTGGATGAGGTCACCCTCTCCCCCTCCTGGTTGGAGGGAACCGCCGTCATCACCATTTTTGTCGAGGGGAGCATTCACGATCGAAAAGAGATCGGCGACAATCCCCCCGCCGCTCCCCCCATCGAAGAGGTCCTAAGAAATCATTTTCTGGTCCGCCATCATCAACTCGATTCCTCGGCGCTCGATCTGATTCGGGCCCACTACCTGGTGGAACATGGTCACCGGCTGGATGCCTGGCAGATTGTGCTCCAGAATGCAACTTCCCCCGCCTCACGGAAGCGGGTTTACGACCATCTCCATCGCTCTTTGGAACTCTGGCTTGCCTATCGAGAAGGGGTCGCCAAAGAAGCCGGGATCCGCCCCTCTTGA